In one Macaca nemestrina isolate mMacNem1 chromosome 2, mMacNem.hap1, whole genome shotgun sequence genomic region, the following are encoded:
- the LOC105480409 gene encoding 6-phosphofructo-2-kinase/fructose-2,6-bisphosphatase 4 isoform X3 has protein sequence MTNCPTLIVMVGLPARGKTYISKKLTRYLNWIGVPTREFNVGQYRRNMVKTYKSFEFFLPDNEEGLKIRKQCALAALRDVRRFLSEEGGHVAVFDATNTTRERRATIFNFGEQNGYKTFFVESICVDPEVIAANIVQVKLGSPDYVNRDSDEATEDFMRRIECYENSYESLDEDLDRDLSYIKIMDVGQSYVVNRVADHIQSRIVYYLMNIHVTPRSIYLCRHGESELNLKGRIGGDPGLSPRGREFAKSLAQFISDQNIKDLKVWTSQMKRTIQTAEALGVPYEQWKVLNEIDAGVCEEMTYEEIQDNYPLEFALRDQDKYRYRYPKGESYEDLVQRLEPVIMELERQENVLVICHQAVMRCLLAYFLDKAAEQLPYLKCPLHTVLKLTPVAYGCKVESIFLNVAAVNTHRDRPQNVDISRPPEEALVTVPAHQ, from the exons ATGACCAACTGCCCAACGCTCATTGTCATGGTGGGCCTGCCCGCCAGGGGCAAGACCTACATCTCCAAGAAGCTCACTCGATACCTGAACTGGATTGGTGTGCCTACTCGGG AGTTCAATGTTGGCCAGTATCGCCGGAACATGGTCAAGACCTAcaaatcttttgaattttttctccCCGACAATGAAGAGGGCCTGAAAATCAGGAA GCAGTGTGCCCTGGCAGCTCTCCGTGACGTCCGGCGATTCCTTAGTGAGGAGGGGGGACATGTGGCG GTTTTTGATGCCACAAACACCACCCGAGAACGGAGAGCGACCATCTTTAATTTTGGAGAACAGAATGGCTACAAG ACCTTTTTTGTCGAGTCCATCTGTGTGGATCCTGAGGTCATAGCTGCCAACATCGTG CAAGTGAAACTGGGCAGCCCTGACTATGTTAACCGCGACAGTGACGAGGCTACCGAGGACTTCATGAGGCGCATTGAGTGCTATGAGAACTCCTACGAGTCGCTAGATGAGGACCTGGATAG GGACCTGTCCTATATCAAGATCATGGATGTGGGTCAGAGCTACGTGGTGAACCGTGTAGCTGACCACATCCAGAGCCGCATCGTATATTACCTCATGAACATCCATGTGACCCCCCGCTCCATCTACCTCTGCCGGCACGGGGAGAGTGAGCTCAACCTCAAGGGCCGGATTGGCGGGGACCCAGGACTGTCCCCCCGGGGCAGGGAG TTTGCCAAGAGTCTGGCCCAGTTCATCAGTGACCAGAATATCAAGGATCTGAAGGTCTGGACAAGCCAGATGAAGAGGACAATCCAGACGGCTGAGGCGCTAGGTGTGCCCTATGAACAGTGGAAGGTCCTCAACGAGATTGACGCG GGCGTCTGTGAGGAAATGACCTATGAGGAAATTCAGGATAATTATCCACTGGAGTTCGCCCTGCGGGACCAGGACAAGTACCGGTACCGGTACCCTAAAGGGGAG TCCTACGAGGACCTGGTCCAGAGACTAGAGCCTGTCATCATGGAGCTGGAGAGGCAAGAGAATGTGCTGGTCATCTGCCACCAGGCTGTGATGCGCTGCCTGCTGGCCTACTTCCTCGACAAGGCAGCAG AACAGCTGCCCTACCTCAAGTGTCCACTGCACACAGTCCTGAAGCTGACCCCTGTGGCATACG
- the LOC105480409 gene encoding 6-phosphofructo-2-kinase/fructose-2,6-bisphosphatase 4 isoform X4 — protein sequence MASPRELTQNPLKKIWMPYSNGRPALHACQRGVCMTNCPTLIVMVGLPARGKTYISKKLTRYLNWIGVPTREFNVGQYRRNMVKTYKSFEFFLPDNEEGLKIRKQCALAALRDVRRFLSEEGGHVAVFDATNTTRERRATIFNFGEQNGYKTFFVESICVDPEVIAANIVQVKLGSPDYVNRDSDEATEDFMRRIECYENSYESLDEDLDRDLSYIKIMDVGQSYVVNRVADHIQSRIVYYLMNIHVTPRSIYLCRHGESELNLKGRIGGDPGLSPRGREFAKSLAQFISDQNIKDLKVWTSQMKRTIQTAEALGVPYEQWKVLNEIDAGVCEEMTYEEIQDNYPLEFALRDQDKYRYRYPKGEAEPILPVAPGTTPSPGTRPGETFHT from the exons ATGGCGTCCCCACGGGAATTGACCCAGAACCCCCTGAAGAAGATCTGGATGCCATACAGCAATGGGCGGCCCGCTCTGCACGCTTGCCAGCGCGGTG TGTGCATGACCAACTGCCCAACGCTCATTGTCATGGTGGGCCTGCCCGCCAGGGGCAAGACCTACATCTCCAAGAAGCTCACTCGATACCTGAACTGGATTGGTGTGCCTACTCGGG AGTTCAATGTTGGCCAGTATCGCCGGAACATGGTCAAGACCTAcaaatcttttgaattttttctccCCGACAATGAAGAGGGCCTGAAAATCAGGAA GCAGTGTGCCCTGGCAGCTCTCCGTGACGTCCGGCGATTCCTTAGTGAGGAGGGGGGACATGTGGCG GTTTTTGATGCCACAAACACCACCCGAGAACGGAGAGCGACCATCTTTAATTTTGGAGAACAGAATGGCTACAAG ACCTTTTTTGTCGAGTCCATCTGTGTGGATCCTGAGGTCATAGCTGCCAACATCGTG CAAGTGAAACTGGGCAGCCCTGACTATGTTAACCGCGACAGTGACGAGGCTACCGAGGACTTCATGAGGCGCATTGAGTGCTATGAGAACTCCTACGAGTCGCTAGATGAGGACCTGGATAG GGACCTGTCCTATATCAAGATCATGGATGTGGGTCAGAGCTACGTGGTGAACCGTGTAGCTGACCACATCCAGAGCCGCATCGTATATTACCTCATGAACATCCATGTGACCCCCCGCTCCATCTACCTCTGCCGGCACGGGGAGAGTGAGCTCAACCTCAAGGGCCGGATTGGCGGGGACCCAGGACTGTCCCCCCGGGGCAGGGAG TTTGCCAAGAGTCTGGCCCAGTTCATCAGTGACCAGAATATCAAGGATCTGAAGGTCTGGACAAGCCAGATGAAGAGGACAATCCAGACGGCTGAGGCGCTAGGTGTGCCCTATGAACAGTGGAAGGTCCTCAACGAGATTGACGCG GGCGTCTGTGAGGAAATGACCTATGAGGAAATTCAGGATAATTATCCACTGGAGTTCGCCCTGCGGGACCAGGACAAGTACCGGTACCGGTACCCTAAAGGGGAG GCTGAGCCCATCCTCCCTGTGGCTCCAGgcaccacccccagccctggcACCAGACCCGGGGAGACCTTCCACACATGA
- the LOC105480409 gene encoding 6-phosphofructo-2-kinase/fructose-2,6-bisphosphatase 4 isoform X1, which produces MASPRELTQNPLKKIWMPYSNGRPALHACQRGVCMTNCPTLIVMVGLPARGKTYISKKLTRYLNWIGVPTREFNVGQYRRNMVKTYKSFEFFLPDNEEGLKIRKQCALAALRDVRRFLSEEGGHVAVFDATNTTRERRATIFNFGEQNGYKTFFVESICVDPEVIAANIVQVKLGSPDYVNRDSDEATEDFMRRIECYENSYESLDEDLDRDLSYIKIMDVGQSYVVNRVADHIQSRIVYYLMNIHVTPRSIYLCRHGESELNLKGRIGGDPGLSPRGREFAKSLAQFISDQNIKDLKVWTSQMKRTIQTAEALGVPYEQWKVLNEIDAGVCEEMTYEEIQDNYPLEFALRDQDKYRYRYPKGESYEDLVQRLEPVIMELERQENVLVICHQAVMRCLLAYFLDKAAEQLPYLKCPLHTVLKLTPVAYGCKVESIFLNVAAVNTHRDRPQNVDISRPPEEALVTVPAHQ; this is translated from the exons ATGGCGTCCCCACGGGAATTGACCCAGAACCCCCTGAAGAAGATCTGGATGCCATACAGCAATGGGCGGCCCGCTCTGCACGCTTGCCAGCGCGGTG TGTGCATGACCAACTGCCCAACGCTCATTGTCATGGTGGGCCTGCCCGCCAGGGGCAAGACCTACATCTCCAAGAAGCTCACTCGATACCTGAACTGGATTGGTGTGCCTACTCGGG AGTTCAATGTTGGCCAGTATCGCCGGAACATGGTCAAGACCTAcaaatcttttgaattttttctccCCGACAATGAAGAGGGCCTGAAAATCAGGAA GCAGTGTGCCCTGGCAGCTCTCCGTGACGTCCGGCGATTCCTTAGTGAGGAGGGGGGACATGTGGCG GTTTTTGATGCCACAAACACCACCCGAGAACGGAGAGCGACCATCTTTAATTTTGGAGAACAGAATGGCTACAAG ACCTTTTTTGTCGAGTCCATCTGTGTGGATCCTGAGGTCATAGCTGCCAACATCGTG CAAGTGAAACTGGGCAGCCCTGACTATGTTAACCGCGACAGTGACGAGGCTACCGAGGACTTCATGAGGCGCATTGAGTGCTATGAGAACTCCTACGAGTCGCTAGATGAGGACCTGGATAG GGACCTGTCCTATATCAAGATCATGGATGTGGGTCAGAGCTACGTGGTGAACCGTGTAGCTGACCACATCCAGAGCCGCATCGTATATTACCTCATGAACATCCATGTGACCCCCCGCTCCATCTACCTCTGCCGGCACGGGGAGAGTGAGCTCAACCTCAAGGGCCGGATTGGCGGGGACCCAGGACTGTCCCCCCGGGGCAGGGAG TTTGCCAAGAGTCTGGCCCAGTTCATCAGTGACCAGAATATCAAGGATCTGAAGGTCTGGACAAGCCAGATGAAGAGGACAATCCAGACGGCTGAGGCGCTAGGTGTGCCCTATGAACAGTGGAAGGTCCTCAACGAGATTGACGCG GGCGTCTGTGAGGAAATGACCTATGAGGAAATTCAGGATAATTATCCACTGGAGTTCGCCCTGCGGGACCAGGACAAGTACCGGTACCGGTACCCTAAAGGGGAG TCCTACGAGGACCTGGTCCAGAGACTAGAGCCTGTCATCATGGAGCTGGAGAGGCAAGAGAATGTGCTGGTCATCTGCCACCAGGCTGTGATGCGCTGCCTGCTGGCCTACTTCCTCGACAAGGCAGCAG AACAGCTGCCCTACCTCAAGTGTCCACTGCACACAGTCCTGAAGCTGACCCCTGTGGCATACG